A DNA window from Anastrepha ludens isolate Willacy chromosome 6, idAnaLude1.1, whole genome shotgun sequence contains the following coding sequences:
- the LOC128868335 gene encoding protein enabled isoform X3 has protein sequence MKKLYAKASFKSKKPSHKHASQDVPDGGIYISQPQHGPIILAYQSSPTQQQQQHPVDMDMSTTTMRKLHKRSTIAGALPPAPNAAVVNNDDESFFPLPPSRTSSSGPSLSASNPSIVCHFQPDDAHYYYSIQELQQLNMLDHRHPYFHRHQQHKLLSPSNSAAVAAVAAATTSASAVSYYEHNKLVLQLPMATTKAMPDASTTPITTSTSPIYEAPQMINNVNVNGGARSLDYDYNCHPRRSLRSTFAAGGNDGHILDDDDHTDFVAADKGKTAGFGALPIVEAATSTRLLGSSPPSDASASPLSSSLSFNNLRKLQHTHSMPSIRMKNDRSEGGNDGDDNSVGLQQLHQYRMQQLQQSHNEQYHPQPTRHNLVKADLISNWSTTGDAGNVEQSIIGARASVMVYDDNQKRWLPSGTSSGLSKVQIYHHQQNNTFRIVGRKLQDHEVVINCSILKGLKYNQATPTFHQWRDSKFVYGLNFSSQNDAEAFARAMVHALDVLSGRVGNNPVMGAMGMGGQPINGNGYEEDMGYRTMTSEDAAILRQQQQITGQMTPSAQTPTSQTNQNNIPQSPPTPQGHHRTSSAPAAPQPQQMTIPQQQAQPTYGQAGQSNGLQQQAQIPPAPGQPQYHAPQQMQQAPQAPHAVYSAQQLVNTGYPPQAQYQPSHFMLSNSNPNLNLHQYSQQQQPPPQCIPSAPQPPMPPPHQNGVGGGGGGSGVGGPIYVSSSQSQPALPTSVNSNSAVYGGQPIQMQHQQQQQPSPSGVMQNGGGAAAPPPPPPPPFGGASAPVPPLMSGGVPPAPMPPPATINRSAPQAPAAPPPPPATAAAPPPPPPPPAGGAIPSKKEDPQADLMGSLAAQLQQAKLKKNKPSAAPTENSGSSTSSGGSGNYGTIGRSSTGMASMMDEMAKTLARRRAQAEKKEPEAEPEVKQRPWEKSNTLPHKLGSSSSNTNCNAASNNTSNSGSESPRPMRKRFGSASEETILKQVNGDGLSLALSSTELDTLKADILKEIRSEIQKVKQEIIEVIKSEFNRR, from the exons atgaaaaagctcTATGCAAAAGCATCATTCAAAAGTAAAAAGCCCAGTCACAAACATGCCAGCCAGGATGTCCCCGATGGTGGCATATACATAAGCCAACCGCAACATGGTCCAATTATACTTGCTTATCAAAGCAGTCCcacacagcaacagcaacaacatcctGTTGATATGGATATGAGCACAACAACAATGCGCAAATTACATAAAAGGTCTACCATTGCCGGTGCACTGCCGCCTGCTCCGAACGCCGCAGTtgtcaataatgatgatgaatcATTTTTCCCACTACCACCGTCGCGCACATCCTCCTCTGGACCGTCGCTATCCGCGAGCAACCCCTCCATCGTTTGTCACTTTCAGCCAGACGATGCGCACTACTATTACTCCATACAGGAACTGCAACAGCTTAATATGCTTGATCATCGCCACCCGTATTTTCATcgtcatcagcagcataaattGCTGAGCCCATCCAATTCAGCAGCAGTGGCAGCCGTAGCCGCAGCAACAACATCCGCCTCGGCCGTTTCATACTATGAGCATAATAAACTAGTATTGCAGCTTCCCATGGCTACAACAAAGGCAATGCCTGATGCATCGACAACACCAATAACAACTTCAACTTCGCCTATCTATGAAGCACCACAAATGATCAACAATGTAAATGTCAACGGCGGCGCGCGTTCACTAGACTACGACTACAATTGCCATCCCCGTCGTTCCTTACGCTCAACCTTTGCTGCTGGTGGCAATGATGGTCATATTTTGGATGACGATGATCATACTGATTTTGTGGCAGCCGACAAGGGTAAAACTGCCGGCTTTGGTGCTTTGCCTATTGTTGAAGCAGCGACAAGTACTAGACTGCTGGGTTCGTCGCCTCCCAGCGACGCATCCGCGTCGCCGCTTTCTTCCTCGCTGTCGTTCAATAATTTACGTAAATTGCAACACACGCACTCGATGCCATCAATTCGCATGAAGAACGACAGGTCAGAGGGAGGCAATGATGGCGACGATAACAGTGTCGGATTGCAACAATTGCATCAATATAGGatgcaacaactacaacaaagtCATAATGAACAATATCACCCTCAACCAACGCGTCATAATTTGGTCAAAGCGGATTTAATTAGTAATTGGTCAACAACAGGCGATGCTGGAAATGT TGAACAAAGTATTATTGGCGCCCGCGCCTCCGTTATGGTATATGATGATAACCAGAAACGGTGGTTACCGTCAGGCACCTCATCTGGTCTTAGTAAAGTGCAGATCTATCACCATCAACAGAACAACACATTTCGCATTGTTGGCCGCAAACTTCAGGATCACGAAGTGGTGATCAATTGTTCCATACTGAAGGGGCTCAAGTACAATCAAGCCACGCCCACATTTCATCAATGGCGTGATTCGAAATTTGTATATGGTTTGAACTTTTCCTCACAAAATGATGCGGAAGCATTTGCCCGAGCAATGGTGCACGCTTTGGAT gtGCTCAGCGGCCGGGTGGGTAACAATCCCGTCATGGGCGCTATGGGTATGGGCGGTCAACCTATAAATGGGAATGGTTATGAGGAGGATATGGGCTATCGTACGATGACTAGCGAGGATGCGGCGATTTTGCGACAGCAACAGCAAATTACTGGACAAATGACACCATCTGCACAAACGCCAACTTCACAGACCAATCAAAACAACATACCACAGAGCCCACCGACCCCGCAGGGACATCATCGCACCAGCAG CGCTCCAGCGGCTCCACAACCGCAGCAGATGACAATACCACAGCAACAGGCGCAGCCGACATATGGGCAGGCGGGGCAGTCGAACGGATTGCAGCAACAGGCACAGATACCGCCCGCTCCGGGCCAGCCACAGTACCACGCACCACAGCAGATGCAACAAGCTCCACAGGCTCCACATGCCGTCTATTCTGCACAACAGCTGGTAAATACCGGCTATCCGCCTCAAGCACAG TACCAGCCCAGCCACTTTATGTTATCTAATTCTAATCCGAACCTTAATCTGCATCAATattcacaacagcaacagccGCCGCCACAATGTATACCGAGCGCGCCTCAGCCACCGATGCCCCCACCGCATCAGAATGGTGTTGGTGGTGGAGGTGGCGGCAGCGGCGTCGGCGGACCAATCTATGTTTCTTCATCGCAATCGCAGCCAGCGCTGCCCACATCCGTTAACTCAAATAGTGCCGTATATGGTGGCCAACCGATTCAGATGcagcatcagcaacaacaacaaccatcccCAAGTGGAGTTATGCAGAATGGTGGGGGAGCTGCTGCACCTCCACCGCCTCCGCCACCACCGTTTGGGGGCGCTAGTGCTCCAGTTCCTCCATTAATGAGTGGTGGTGTACCTCCAGCACCAATGCCACCACCGGCAACTATAAATCGTAGCGCACCACAAGCGCCTGCTGCGCCTCCTCCACCGCCGGCAACAGCTGCGGCGCCCCCACCACCTCCACCGCCACCAGCGGGAGGCGCGATACCATCCAAAAAGGAAGATCCACAAGCCGATCTCATGGGCTCGCTGGCGGCTCAGTTGCAGCAGGCGAAGCTGAAGAAGAATAAG CCCTCGGCGGCACCCACAGAGAACAGCGGAAGCAGCACCTCGAGCGGTGGCAGCGGTAATTATGGCACAATCGGCCGCAGCTCGACAGGTATGGCTTCCATGATGGATGAAATGGCTAAAACATTGGCACGACGGCGCGCACAGGCTGAGAAGAAAGAG CCCGAAGCTGAGCCGGAAGTAAAGCAGCGTCCGTGGGAGAAGTCTAACACATTGCCACACAAGCTGGGTTCCTCGTCATCGAACACGAACTGCAATGCTGCTTCAAACAATACATCGAACAGTGGTAGCGAATCTCCGCGGCCGATGCGCAAACGTTTTGGCAGCGCCAGCGAGGAGACGATACTTAAG CAGGTTAATGGTGATGGGCTGTCATTGGCATTATCAAGCACTGAGCTAGACACACTAAAGGCTGATATACTGAAAGAGATACGCTCTGAGATTCAAAAGGTCAAACAAGAAATTATAGAAG TTATAAAATCCGAATTCAATAGAAGATAA
- the LOC128868335 gene encoding protein enabled isoform X5 — protein sequence MKKLYAKASFKSKKPSHKHASQDVPDGGIYISQPQHGPIILAYQSSPTQQQQQHPVDMDMSTTTMRKLHKRSTIAGALPPAPNAAVVNNDDESFFPLPPSRTSSSGPSLSASNPSIVCHFQPDDAHYYYSIQELQQLNMLDHRHPYFHRHQQHKLLSPSNSAAVAAVAAATTSASAVSYYEHNKLVLQLPMATTKAMPDASTTPITTSTSPIYEAPQMINNVNVNGGARSLDYDYNCHPRRSLRSTFAAGGNDGHILDDDDHTDFVAADKGKTAGFGALPIVEAATSTRLLGSSPPSDASASPLSSSLSFNNLRKLQHTHSMPSIRMKNDRSEGGNDGDDNSVGLQQLHQYRMQQLQQSHNEQYHPQPTRHNLVKADLISNWSTTGDAGNVEQSIIGARASVMVYDDNQKRWLPSGTSSGLSKVQIYHHQQNNTFRIVGRKLQDHEVVINCSILKGLKYNQATPTFHQWRDSKFVYGLNFSSQNDAEAFARAMVHALDVLSGRVGNNPVMGAMGMGGQPINGNGYEEDMGYRTMTSEDAAILRQQQQITGQMTPSAQTPTSQTNQNNIPQSPPTPQGHHRTSSAPAAPQPQQMTIPQQQAQPTYGQAGQSNGLQQQAQIPPAPGQPQYHAPQQMQQAPQAPHAVYSAQQLVNTGYPPQAQYQPSHFMLSNSNPNLNLHQYSQQQQPPPQCIPSAPQPPMPPPHQNGVGGGGGGSGVGGPIYVSSSQSQPALPTSVNSNSAVYGGQPIQMQHQQQQQPSPSGVMQNGGGAAAPPPPPPPPFGGASAPVPPLMSGGVPPAPMPPPATINRSAPQAPAAPPPPPATAAAPPPPPPPPAGGAIPSKKEDPQADLMGSLAAQLQQAKLKKNKPSAAPTENSGSSTSSGGSGNYGTIGRSSTGMASMMDEMAKTLARRRAQAEKKEPEAEPEVKQRPWEKSNTLPHKLGSSSSNTNCNAASNNTSNSGSESPRPMRKRFGSASEETILKVNGDGLSLALSSTELDTLKADILKEIRSEIQKVKQEIIEVIKSEFNRR from the exons atgaaaaagctcTATGCAAAAGCATCATTCAAAAGTAAAAAGCCCAGTCACAAACATGCCAGCCAGGATGTCCCCGATGGTGGCATATACATAAGCCAACCGCAACATGGTCCAATTATACTTGCTTATCAAAGCAGTCCcacacagcaacagcaacaacatcctGTTGATATGGATATGAGCACAACAACAATGCGCAAATTACATAAAAGGTCTACCATTGCCGGTGCACTGCCGCCTGCTCCGAACGCCGCAGTtgtcaataatgatgatgaatcATTTTTCCCACTACCACCGTCGCGCACATCCTCCTCTGGACCGTCGCTATCCGCGAGCAACCCCTCCATCGTTTGTCACTTTCAGCCAGACGATGCGCACTACTATTACTCCATACAGGAACTGCAACAGCTTAATATGCTTGATCATCGCCACCCGTATTTTCATcgtcatcagcagcataaattGCTGAGCCCATCCAATTCAGCAGCAGTGGCAGCCGTAGCCGCAGCAACAACATCCGCCTCGGCCGTTTCATACTATGAGCATAATAAACTAGTATTGCAGCTTCCCATGGCTACAACAAAGGCAATGCCTGATGCATCGACAACACCAATAACAACTTCAACTTCGCCTATCTATGAAGCACCACAAATGATCAACAATGTAAATGTCAACGGCGGCGCGCGTTCACTAGACTACGACTACAATTGCCATCCCCGTCGTTCCTTACGCTCAACCTTTGCTGCTGGTGGCAATGATGGTCATATTTTGGATGACGATGATCATACTGATTTTGTGGCAGCCGACAAGGGTAAAACTGCCGGCTTTGGTGCTTTGCCTATTGTTGAAGCAGCGACAAGTACTAGACTGCTGGGTTCGTCGCCTCCCAGCGACGCATCCGCGTCGCCGCTTTCTTCCTCGCTGTCGTTCAATAATTTACGTAAATTGCAACACACGCACTCGATGCCATCAATTCGCATGAAGAACGACAGGTCAGAGGGAGGCAATGATGGCGACGATAACAGTGTCGGATTGCAACAATTGCATCAATATAGGatgcaacaactacaacaaagtCATAATGAACAATATCACCCTCAACCAACGCGTCATAATTTGGTCAAAGCGGATTTAATTAGTAATTGGTCAACAACAGGCGATGCTGGAAATGT TGAACAAAGTATTATTGGCGCCCGCGCCTCCGTTATGGTATATGATGATAACCAGAAACGGTGGTTACCGTCAGGCACCTCATCTGGTCTTAGTAAAGTGCAGATCTATCACCATCAACAGAACAACACATTTCGCATTGTTGGCCGCAAACTTCAGGATCACGAAGTGGTGATCAATTGTTCCATACTGAAGGGGCTCAAGTACAATCAAGCCACGCCCACATTTCATCAATGGCGTGATTCGAAATTTGTATATGGTTTGAACTTTTCCTCACAAAATGATGCGGAAGCATTTGCCCGAGCAATGGTGCACGCTTTGGAT gtGCTCAGCGGCCGGGTGGGTAACAATCCCGTCATGGGCGCTATGGGTATGGGCGGTCAACCTATAAATGGGAATGGTTATGAGGAGGATATGGGCTATCGTACGATGACTAGCGAGGATGCGGCGATTTTGCGACAGCAACAGCAAATTACTGGACAAATGACACCATCTGCACAAACGCCAACTTCACAGACCAATCAAAACAACATACCACAGAGCCCACCGACCCCGCAGGGACATCATCGCACCAGCAG CGCTCCAGCGGCTCCACAACCGCAGCAGATGACAATACCACAGCAACAGGCGCAGCCGACATATGGGCAGGCGGGGCAGTCGAACGGATTGCAGCAACAGGCACAGATACCGCCCGCTCCGGGCCAGCCACAGTACCACGCACCACAGCAGATGCAACAAGCTCCACAGGCTCCACATGCCGTCTATTCTGCACAACAGCTGGTAAATACCGGCTATCCGCCTCAAGCACAG TACCAGCCCAGCCACTTTATGTTATCTAATTCTAATCCGAACCTTAATCTGCATCAATattcacaacagcaacagccGCCGCCACAATGTATACCGAGCGCGCCTCAGCCACCGATGCCCCCACCGCATCAGAATGGTGTTGGTGGTGGAGGTGGCGGCAGCGGCGTCGGCGGACCAATCTATGTTTCTTCATCGCAATCGCAGCCAGCGCTGCCCACATCCGTTAACTCAAATAGTGCCGTATATGGTGGCCAACCGATTCAGATGcagcatcagcaacaacaacaaccatcccCAAGTGGAGTTATGCAGAATGGTGGGGGAGCTGCTGCACCTCCACCGCCTCCGCCACCACCGTTTGGGGGCGCTAGTGCTCCAGTTCCTCCATTAATGAGTGGTGGTGTACCTCCAGCACCAATGCCACCACCGGCAACTATAAATCGTAGCGCACCACAAGCGCCTGCTGCGCCTCCTCCACCGCCGGCAACAGCTGCGGCGCCCCCACCACCTCCACCGCCACCAGCGGGAGGCGCGATACCATCCAAAAAGGAAGATCCACAAGCCGATCTCATGGGCTCGCTGGCGGCTCAGTTGCAGCAGGCGAAGCTGAAGAAGAATAAG CCCTCGGCGGCACCCACAGAGAACAGCGGAAGCAGCACCTCGAGCGGTGGCAGCGGTAATTATGGCACAATCGGCCGCAGCTCGACAGGTATGGCTTCCATGATGGATGAAATGGCTAAAACATTGGCACGACGGCGCGCACAGGCTGAGAAGAAAGAG CCCGAAGCTGAGCCGGAAGTAAAGCAGCGTCCGTGGGAGAAGTCTAACACATTGCCACACAAGCTGGGTTCCTCGTCATCGAACACGAACTGCAATGCTGCTTCAAACAATACATCGAACAGTGGTAGCGAATCTCCGCGGCCGATGCGCAAACGTTTTGGCAGCGCCAGCGAGGAGACGATACTTAAG GTTAATGGTGATGGGCTGTCATTGGCATTATCAAGCACTGAGCTAGACACACTAAAGGCTGATATACTGAAAGAGATACGCTCTGAGATTCAAAAGGTCAAACAAGAAATTATAGAAG TTATAAAATCCGAATTCAATAGAAGATAA
- the LOC128868335 gene encoding protein enabled isoform X4 → MKKLYAKASFKSKKPSHKHASQDVPDGGIYISQPQHGPIILAYQSSPTQQQQQHPVDMDMSTTTMRKLHKRSTIAGALPPAPNAAVVNNDDESFFPLPPSRTSSSGPSLSASNPSIVCHFQPDDAHYYYSIQELQQLNMLDHRHPYFHRHQQHKLLSPSNSAAVAAVAAATTSASAVSYYEHNKLVLQLPMATTKAMPDASTTPITTSTSPIYEAPQMINNVNVNGGARSLDYDYNCHPRRSLRSTFAAGGNDGHILDDDDHTDFVAADKGKTAGFGALPIVEAATSTRLLGSSPPSDASASPLSSSLSFNNLRKLQHTHSMPSIRMKNDRSEGGNDGDDNSVGLQQLHQYRMQQLQQSHNEQYHPQPTRHNLVKADLISNWSTTGDAGNVEQSIIGARASVMVYDDNQKRWLPSGTSSGLSKVQIYHHQQNNTFRIVGRKLQDHEVVINCSILKGLKYNQATPTFHQWRDSKFVYGLNFSSQNDAEAFARAMVHALDVLSGRVGNNPVMGAMGMGGQPINGNGYEEDMGYRTMTSEDAAILRQQQQITGQMTPSAQTPTSQTNQNNIPQSPPTPQGHHRTSRNSLSAPAAPQPQQMTIPQQQAQPTYGQAGQSNGLQQQAQIPPAPGQPQYHAPQQMQQAPQAPHAVYSAQQLVNTGYPPQAQQQPPPQCIPSAPQPPMPPPHQNGVGGGGGGSGVGGPIYVSSSQSQPALPTSVNSNSAVYGGQPIQMQHQQQQQPSPSGVMQNGGGAAAPPPPPPPPFGGASAPVPPLMSGGVPPAPMPPPATINRSAPQAPAAPPPPPATAAAPPPPPPPPAGGAIPSKKEDPQADLMGSLAAQLQQAKLKKNKPSAAPTENSGSSTSSGGSGNYGTIGRSSTGMASMMDEMAKTLARRRAQAEKKEPEAEPEVKQRPWEKSNTLPHKLGSSSSNTNCNAASNNTSNSGSESPRPMRKRFGSASEETILKQVNGDGLSLALSSTELDTLKADILKEIRSEIQKVKQEIIEVIKSEFNRR, encoded by the exons atgaaaaagctcTATGCAAAAGCATCATTCAAAAGTAAAAAGCCCAGTCACAAACATGCCAGCCAGGATGTCCCCGATGGTGGCATATACATAAGCCAACCGCAACATGGTCCAATTATACTTGCTTATCAAAGCAGTCCcacacagcaacagcaacaacatcctGTTGATATGGATATGAGCACAACAACAATGCGCAAATTACATAAAAGGTCTACCATTGCCGGTGCACTGCCGCCTGCTCCGAACGCCGCAGTtgtcaataatgatgatgaatcATTTTTCCCACTACCACCGTCGCGCACATCCTCCTCTGGACCGTCGCTATCCGCGAGCAACCCCTCCATCGTTTGTCACTTTCAGCCAGACGATGCGCACTACTATTACTCCATACAGGAACTGCAACAGCTTAATATGCTTGATCATCGCCACCCGTATTTTCATcgtcatcagcagcataaattGCTGAGCCCATCCAATTCAGCAGCAGTGGCAGCCGTAGCCGCAGCAACAACATCCGCCTCGGCCGTTTCATACTATGAGCATAATAAACTAGTATTGCAGCTTCCCATGGCTACAACAAAGGCAATGCCTGATGCATCGACAACACCAATAACAACTTCAACTTCGCCTATCTATGAAGCACCACAAATGATCAACAATGTAAATGTCAACGGCGGCGCGCGTTCACTAGACTACGACTACAATTGCCATCCCCGTCGTTCCTTACGCTCAACCTTTGCTGCTGGTGGCAATGATGGTCATATTTTGGATGACGATGATCATACTGATTTTGTGGCAGCCGACAAGGGTAAAACTGCCGGCTTTGGTGCTTTGCCTATTGTTGAAGCAGCGACAAGTACTAGACTGCTGGGTTCGTCGCCTCCCAGCGACGCATCCGCGTCGCCGCTTTCTTCCTCGCTGTCGTTCAATAATTTACGTAAATTGCAACACACGCACTCGATGCCATCAATTCGCATGAAGAACGACAGGTCAGAGGGAGGCAATGATGGCGACGATAACAGTGTCGGATTGCAACAATTGCATCAATATAGGatgcaacaactacaacaaagtCATAATGAACAATATCACCCTCAACCAACGCGTCATAATTTGGTCAAAGCGGATTTAATTAGTAATTGGTCAACAACAGGCGATGCTGGAAATGT TGAACAAAGTATTATTGGCGCCCGCGCCTCCGTTATGGTATATGATGATAACCAGAAACGGTGGTTACCGTCAGGCACCTCATCTGGTCTTAGTAAAGTGCAGATCTATCACCATCAACAGAACAACACATTTCGCATTGTTGGCCGCAAACTTCAGGATCACGAAGTGGTGATCAATTGTTCCATACTGAAGGGGCTCAAGTACAATCAAGCCACGCCCACATTTCATCAATGGCGTGATTCGAAATTTGTATATGGTTTGAACTTTTCCTCACAAAATGATGCGGAAGCATTTGCCCGAGCAATGGTGCACGCTTTGGAT gtGCTCAGCGGCCGGGTGGGTAACAATCCCGTCATGGGCGCTATGGGTATGGGCGGTCAACCTATAAATGGGAATGGTTATGAGGAGGATATGGGCTATCGTACGATGACTAGCGAGGATGCGGCGATTTTGCGACAGCAACAGCAAATTACTGGACAAATGACACCATCTGCACAAACGCCAACTTCACAGACCAATCAAAACAACATACCACAGAGCCCACCGACCCCGCAGGGACATCATCGCACCAGCAG AAATTCCCTTAGCGCTCCAGCGGCTCCACAACCGCAGCAGATGACAATACCACAGCAACAGGCGCAGCCGACATATGGGCAGGCGGGGCAGTCGAACGGATTGCAGCAACAGGCACAGATACCGCCCGCTCCGGGCCAGCCACAGTACCACGCACCACAGCAGATGCAACAAGCTCCACAGGCTCCACATGCCGTCTATTCTGCACAACAGCTGGTAAATACCGGCTATCCGCCTCAAGCACAG caacagccGCCGCCACAATGTATACCGAGCGCGCCTCAGCCACCGATGCCCCCACCGCATCAGAATGGTGTTGGTGGTGGAGGTGGCGGCAGCGGCGTCGGCGGACCAATCTATGTTTCTTCATCGCAATCGCAGCCAGCGCTGCCCACATCCGTTAACTCAAATAGTGCCGTATATGGTGGCCAACCGATTCAGATGcagcatcagcaacaacaacaaccatcccCAAGTGGAGTTATGCAGAATGGTGGGGGAGCTGCTGCACCTCCACCGCCTCCGCCACCACCGTTTGGGGGCGCTAGTGCTCCAGTTCCTCCATTAATGAGTGGTGGTGTACCTCCAGCACCAATGCCACCACCGGCAACTATAAATCGTAGCGCACCACAAGCGCCTGCTGCGCCTCCTCCACCGCCGGCAACAGCTGCGGCGCCCCCACCACCTCCACCGCCACCAGCGGGAGGCGCGATACCATCCAAAAAGGAAGATCCACAAGCCGATCTCATGGGCTCGCTGGCGGCTCAGTTGCAGCAGGCGAAGCTGAAGAAGAATAAG CCCTCGGCGGCACCCACAGAGAACAGCGGAAGCAGCACCTCGAGCGGTGGCAGCGGTAATTATGGCACAATCGGCCGCAGCTCGACAGGTATGGCTTCCATGATGGATGAAATGGCTAAAACATTGGCACGACGGCGCGCACAGGCTGAGAAGAAAGAG CCCGAAGCTGAGCCGGAAGTAAAGCAGCGTCCGTGGGAGAAGTCTAACACATTGCCACACAAGCTGGGTTCCTCGTCATCGAACACGAACTGCAATGCTGCTTCAAACAATACATCGAACAGTGGTAGCGAATCTCCGCGGCCGATGCGCAAACGTTTTGGCAGCGCCAGCGAGGAGACGATACTTAAG CAGGTTAATGGTGATGGGCTGTCATTGGCATTATCAAGCACTGAGCTAGACACACTAAAGGCTGATATACTGAAAGAGATACGCTCTGAGATTCAAAAGGTCAAACAAGAAATTATAGAAG TTATAAAATCCGAATTCAATAGAAGATAA